One genomic segment of Sanyastnella coralliicola includes these proteins:
- the gldC gene encoding gliding motility protein GldC, whose product MDSSKIEINVTTDENKVPEQIIWSAPQANVINKEAKAMILAMWDKDERNTLRIDLWDKEMEVEEMKFFVHQTILTLADSFERATGEDKMAATMRDFCDYYAEKMNLQPNS is encoded by the coding sequence ATGGACTCTTCTAAGATCGAGATCAACGTTACCACCGACGAAAACAAAGTACCTGAACAGATCATTTGGTCTGCTCCTCAGGCAAATGTGATCAACAAAGAAGCAAAGGCCATGATCCTTGCCATGTGGGACAAAGATGAACGCAACACGCTGCGCATCGACCTATGGGACAAGGAAATGGAGGTGGAAGAAATGAAGTTCTTCGTCCACCAAACCATCTTAACCCTTGCTGACAGTTTTGAGCGTGCTACTGGAGAAGATAAAATGGCCGCGACTATGCGTGATTTCTGCGACTATTACGCAGAGAAGATGAATCTTCAGCCGAACAGCTAG
- a CDS encoding WD40/YVTN/BNR-like repeat-containing protein: protein MKFKFLILALAVLFASADAVAQKKKKGSKNADTEYWLNSGQISGLQFRNIGPALTSGRVADIAVNPDNFNEYYVAVASGGVWKTTNHGVSYTPIFDGEGSYSVGCVTIDPNQSSTIWVGTGENNNQRSVAYGDGVYKSTDGGKSWKHMGLKDSEHISKIIVDPRNSDVVYVAAYGPLWSDGGDRGVYKTTDGGENWEQIHFISEKTGTCDLIMDPSNPDILYEAVHQRRRHVFTYIGGGPESSVYKSMDGGMTWKEITSGLPAGKMGRVGLAVSPVDPNVVYAIAEAEEGSAGFFRSTNKGATWEKRSSYVTSGNYYQEIICDPHDVDKVFSMATWLHHTEDGGKTFIATGESQKHVDNHCIWINPTNTDHWIVGCDGGIYETYDHANTWEYKANLPITQFYKVSIDYDEPFYNVFGGTQDNNSQGGPSRTINNAGILNSDWYITVGGDGYETQVDPTNPNIIYAQWQYGGLIRFDRQSGERIGIKPQPGKGEAAYRWNWDSPLLISPHDPKTLFFCANKVFKTTDRGNSWETISPDLTRQLDRNKMKVMGEVQSPDVVMKNKSTTIYGNIVAFDQSPLDENLLYAGTDDGLIQVSQDGGATWSKKESFPGVPNLTYVNMIWASQHDKNVVYAAFNNHKKGDFKPYLLKSTDKGNTWTAIQNDLPERGTVYSVAEDHVDANLLFAGTEFGCYVSVNGGKNWVELSAGLPTICVRDMAIQKRENDLVLGTFGRGFYVLDDYSPLRNLTEESLETDAKIFPIKDALAYVESNPLGLRGTGSQGASMYAAPNPEFGATFTYFVKEAPKSPKAQRQEKEKEDKEAGRTIDYPSYEDFVAEDNYEDAYLLFLIKDAAGSEVRKIKRSASTGVQRVTWNLRYPATTPIRTSSGEVGRYSNPDEGPLVLPGTYTVEIWMADNGVFTSLAAPESFEVKALENSTLDRQTEANIAFKKEVQELRRRMRGSLNEHSDLDNRLRHIKAAIQSYPGADIAWMEDVKKLERASHDIGIDMTGDYHKSSRDVEALPGAVYRIENIVWNTWYSTSDPTTTNQEQFELAKEEYAAARKSLDDMRAAIQALEAKLDGKNIPYTPQRPNWKED, encoded by the coding sequence ATGAAATTCAAGTTTCTCATCCTTGCGCTAGCTGTACTCTTCGCTTCAGCAGACGCAGTAGCTCAAAAAAAGAAGAAAGGCTCTAAGAACGCCGACACGGAATACTGGCTGAATTCCGGCCAGATTAGTGGTCTGCAGTTCCGTAATATCGGACCAGCATTGACTTCGGGAAGGGTGGCTGATATAGCGGTTAATCCTGATAACTTCAATGAATACTACGTGGCTGTGGCGTCTGGAGGTGTTTGGAAAACAACCAATCACGGGGTGAGTTACACACCGATTTTTGATGGAGAAGGTTCATACTCTGTGGGGTGTGTGACGATTGATCCGAACCAATCTTCTACGATTTGGGTCGGAACTGGGGAGAATAATAACCAACGCTCCGTTGCTTACGGCGACGGTGTTTACAAGTCTACCGACGGAGGTAAGTCTTGGAAGCATATGGGGCTCAAAGACTCTGAGCACATTTCGAAGATCATCGTTGATCCACGTAATTCTGACGTGGTGTATGTAGCGGCTTACGGACCACTTTGGTCTGATGGTGGCGATCGCGGTGTGTACAAAACCACTGACGGTGGTGAGAATTGGGAACAGATTCACTTCATCTCTGAAAAGACTGGTACCTGTGATTTGATCATGGATCCATCGAATCCTGATATCCTCTATGAAGCTGTTCATCAACGCCGTCGTCATGTCTTTACCTACATCGGTGGAGGTCCAGAAAGCTCTGTGTACAAGTCGATGGATGGAGGAATGACTTGGAAAGAGATTACAAGCGGACTTCCAGCTGGTAAGATGGGCCGCGTAGGTTTGGCGGTTTCTCCTGTTGATCCTAATGTGGTATACGCTATCGCGGAAGCGGAAGAAGGTAGTGCGGGATTCTTCCGTTCAACCAATAAGGGAGCTACTTGGGAGAAGCGCAGTAGCTACGTGACTTCAGGAAACTACTACCAAGAGATCATCTGTGATCCGCACGATGTAGATAAGGTCTTCAGTATGGCCACTTGGTTACACCATACCGAAGATGGAGGTAAAACCTTTATCGCCACAGGTGAATCTCAAAAGCACGTCGACAACCACTGCATTTGGATTAACCCAACCAACACCGATCACTGGATCGTAGGTTGTGATGGTGGTATCTACGAAACTTACGATCACGCGAATACATGGGAGTACAAAGCGAACCTACCGATTACTCAATTCTATAAGGTATCGATCGATTACGACGAGCCTTTCTATAACGTCTTCGGGGGAACCCAAGACAACAACTCACAAGGTGGTCCTTCACGTACGATTAATAACGCAGGTATCTTGAATTCTGATTGGTACATCACCGTAGGAGGTGATGGTTACGAAACTCAGGTAGACCCAACCAACCCGAATATCATCTATGCACAATGGCAGTATGGAGGCTTAATTCGATTCGATCGCCAGTCAGGTGAACGTATTGGAATCAAACCACAGCCTGGAAAAGGTGAAGCTGCATATCGATGGAACTGGGATTCACCACTTTTGATTTCACCACATGATCCAAAGACACTCTTCTTCTGTGCAAACAAAGTATTCAAGACCACTGACCGTGGAAATAGCTGGGAAACCATTTCTCCTGACTTGACACGCCAACTTGACCGAAACAAGATGAAGGTGATGGGAGAGGTGCAGTCTCCCGATGTTGTCATGAAGAACAAGTCAACAACCATCTACGGTAACATCGTGGCCTTCGATCAGTCGCCGCTTGATGAAAACCTCTTGTACGCAGGTACTGATGACGGACTCATTCAGGTTTCTCAAGATGGAGGAGCGACTTGGAGTAAGAAAGAGTCATTCCCGGGAGTGCCAAACCTCACTTACGTGAATATGATTTGGGCATCACAACACGATAAGAACGTGGTGTACGCAGCCTTTAATAATCACAAAAAGGGTGACTTTAAGCCTTACCTACTCAAGAGTACTGACAAAGGAAATACATGGACGGCCATTCAGAATGACCTTCCAGAACGTGGAACAGTCTATTCTGTAGCAGAAGATCACGTAGATGCGAATCTCCTCTTTGCAGGAACAGAATTTGGCTGCTATGTTAGTGTGAACGGCGGTAAGAATTGGGTAGAACTCTCGGCTGGATTACCAACGATCTGTGTTCGAGATATGGCCATCCAGAAACGCGAAAACGACCTTGTTCTCGGAACTTTCGGTCGTGGATTCTATGTACTAGATGACTACTCACCGCTGCGCAACCTCACAGAAGAATCGCTCGAAACCGACGCTAAGATTTTCCCAATTAAGGATGCCCTTGCATATGTTGAATCAAACCCTCTTGGACTGCGCGGAACGGGAAGCCAAGGTGCTTCCATGTATGCAGCGCCTAACCCTGAGTTCGGAGCAACCTTCACTTACTTCGTGAAAGAAGCACCGAAGTCTCCGAAGGCCCAGCGTCAAGAGAAGGAGAAAGAAGATAAAGAGGCAGGACGTACCATCGACTACCCAAGCTATGAGGACTTTGTAGCGGAGGACAACTACGAGGATGCCTACCTGCTTTTCTTGATTAAGGATGCTGCAGGAAGCGAAGTGCGAAAAATAAAACGTTCTGCATCAACCGGTGTTCAGCGTGTGACGTGGAACCTTCGTTATCCGGCCACGACCCCAATTCGCACAAGTTCTGGTGAAGTAGGACGCTACAGCAATCCAGATGAAGGGCCATTGGTTCTTCCGGGAACTTACACGGTGGAGATTTGGATGGCAGACAATGGAGTGTTCACTTCCCTCGCCGCTCCAGAGAGCTTCGAAGTGAAAGCGCTTGAGAACTCTACGCTTGACCGCCAGACGGAAGCAAACATCGCCTTCAAGAAGGAAGTACAAGAACTCCGCCGCCGAATGCGTGGAAGCTTGAATGAGCACTCAGACCTTGACAATCGCTTGCGTCACATCAAGGCGGCTATTCAAAGCTACCCAGGGGCGGATATCGCTTGGATGGAAGACGTGAAGAAGCTGGAGCGTGCATCGCATGACATTGGTATCGACATGACTGGCGATTACCACAAATCAAGTAGAGACGTAGAAGCACTTCCTGGAGCGGTGTATCGAATTGAAAACATCGTGTGGAATACTTGGTACTCAACGTCAGATCCAACCACAACGAATCAGGAGCAGTTCGAGCTTGCGAAAGAGGAATATGCTGCAGCTAGAAAATCACTCGATGATATGAGAGCTGCAATTCAGGCCTTAGAAGCGAAGCTGGACGGAAAGAACATTCCATACACTCCGCAGCGACCAAACTGGAAAGAAGACTAA
- the yihA gene encoding ribosome biogenesis GTP-binding protein YihA/YsxC gives MARDIHSAEFVKSSTRLEQCPEPDLPEYAFIGRSNVGKSSLINMLTSRKGLAKISGTPGKTQHINHFVINQGKKGAWYLADLPGYGYAKVSKKDRRIFDNMIREYLKNRSNLMCALILLDSRHKPQKIDLEFMEWMGNNGIPFVMVFTKLDKLSSSEKAENLRQYQKEMLKTWESLPQIFHTSSSHIQGKDELIEFVDKTNEYWEGYEEE, from the coding sequence ATGGCTAGAGATATCCATAGCGCGGAATTCGTCAAGAGTAGCACGCGCCTAGAGCAATGTCCTGAACCAGACCTCCCAGAGTACGCCTTTATCGGACGCTCAAATGTTGGAAAATCGTCGCTGATCAATATGCTGACGAGCCGTAAGGGGCTCGCAAAGATTTCCGGTACACCAGGAAAGACTCAACACATTAATCACTTCGTCATTAACCAAGGCAAGAAAGGGGCATGGTACCTCGCTGACCTTCCTGGGTATGGATACGCGAAAGTCTCTAAGAAAGACAGACGCATATTTGACAACATGATTCGAGAGTACCTCAAGAATCGTTCGAATTTGATGTGTGCCTTGATTCTTCTCGATAGTCGTCACAAGCCACAAAAGATCGACCTTGAGTTCATGGAGTGGATGGGGAACAACGGAATCCCTTTCGTGATGGTATTCACCAAGCTTGATAAACTGTCTTCTTCTGAGAAAGCAGAAAACCTACGTCAATATCAGAAGGAAATGCTCAAGACATGGGAGAGTCTTCCGCAGATTTTCCATACTTCTTCATCTCATATTCAAGGAAAAGACGAGCTGATTGAGTTCGTCGATAAGACAAATGAATATTGGGAAGGATACGAAGAAGAGTAG
- a CDS encoding alpha/beta fold hydrolase — translation MTENLKHDGQFKYIEEGQGEPLILLHGLFGALSNFRETVDHFKQKYTVVIPMLPLYELPVLETSAKSIAKFLTKFIDFKGYNKVHLLGNSLGGHVALIYTRKHPEKVKSLILTASSGLYENAFGSSFPRREDKEFIRKKVAVTFFDPKHATDELVDECFEIVNDRNRVIRILAIAKSAIRHNMAKDLPNMDMPACLIWGKNDTITPPEVAVEFEEKLPDADLFWIDECGHAPMMEHPEEFNRILSEWLDSRGF, via the coding sequence ATGACTGAGAACCTCAAGCACGACGGGCAATTCAAATACATTGAAGAAGGACAAGGGGAACCTTTGATCTTACTTCATGGTTTGTTTGGAGCGCTCAGTAACTTCCGAGAAACAGTAGATCACTTCAAGCAGAAGTACACCGTGGTCATTCCGATGCTCCCGTTGTACGAATTGCCAGTGTTAGAAACGAGCGCGAAGAGTATCGCGAAGTTCTTGACCAAGTTCATTGACTTTAAAGGGTATAATAAGGTGCACCTCTTGGGTAACTCCTTGGGTGGACACGTAGCGCTTATCTATACGCGTAAGCATCCTGAGAAAGTGAAGTCGTTGATTTTGACGGCAAGCTCTGGCTTGTATGAAAATGCCTTCGGTTCAAGCTTCCCGCGAAGAGAAGACAAAGAATTCATTCGTAAGAAGGTGGCGGTGACATTCTTCGATCCCAAACACGCTACTGATGAATTGGTAGACGAGTGTTTTGAAATCGTGAATGATCGTAACCGTGTGATTCGCATCCTGGCAATTGCCAAGTCTGCGATTCGTCATAATATGGCCAAGGATCTTCCGAATATGGACATGCCAGCATGCCTTATTTGGGGTAAGAACGACACAATTACGCCTCCAGAAGTGGCAGTTGAGTTTGAAGAGAAGCTTCCAGATGCAGACTTGTTCTGGATCGATGAATGTGGACACGCTCCGATGATGGAGCATCCTGAAGAGTTCAATCGCATTCTTAGCGAATGGCTCGACTCACGAGGATTTTAA
- the mraZ gene encoding division/cell wall cluster transcriptional repressor MraZ has product MLNLLGEYGCKVDAKGRLMFPAKLRKQLEPVLHHGLVLNRDIFEQCLVLYPKPEWDKVNQEMSRLSRYNRKHQAFQRKFMKGATLIELDSAGRMLIPASLLKYAGIEPGGKNEMVLTGVLEKMELWSVDRYDESVLNDDDDFGDIADDIRGQIEGPGFPLN; this is encoded by the coding sequence ATGCTCAATCTCCTCGGGGAATACGGATGTAAAGTGGATGCCAAAGGCAGGCTCATGTTTCCAGCGAAGCTTCGGAAACAGTTAGAACCTGTGCTGCACCACGGTCTCGTGCTCAACCGTGACATTTTCGAACAGTGTTTGGTCTTGTACCCGAAACCTGAATGGGATAAGGTCAACCAAGAGATGAGCAGACTGAGTCGCTACAACAGAAAGCACCAAGCCTTTCAGCGAAAGTTCATGAAGGGGGCCACCCTCATCGAACTCGATAGCGCAGGTCGAATGCTCATCCCAGCTTCTTTGTTGAAGTACGCCGGCATCGAGCCGGGCGGCAAAAACGAAATGGTACTCACCGGAGTGCTTGAGAAGATGGAACTGTGGAGCGTTGACCGCTACGACGAATCAGTATTAAATGACGATGATGACTTCGGCGATATCGCTGACGACATCAGAGGACAGATCGAAGGCCCTGGCTTTCCACTCAACTAG
- the rsmH gene encoding 16S rRNA (cytosine(1402)-N(4))-methyltransferase RsmH: MEERDYHVPVLLHASIDALDIDPNGVYVDVTFGGGGHSREILTRLDQGKLFAFDQDPDAQDNVPEDDRFTLIPQNFRYMRNFLRMYGVTEVDGILADLGVSSHQFDAAERGFSLRFDAPLDMRMSQSGTKSAASILNEYEEGDLIRILKTYGEVRQAGRVVRAILKFRSEEGFKTTGDLNKVLQPFAPAMKAHKFQAQVYQALRIEVNDEMKALEEFLTQTEALLKPSGRLSVISYHSLEDRMVKRYMRAGNFQGEVKKDFYGNPITPWKVISRSAIVADEEEIEKNNRARSARLRIAERI, translated from the coding sequence ATGGAAGAGCGCGATTACCACGTACCCGTTCTACTCCATGCTTCAATAGACGCACTCGACATCGACCCAAACGGGGTCTACGTGGATGTCACCTTCGGAGGAGGTGGACACTCACGAGAGATTTTGACAAGACTGGACCAAGGAAAACTCTTCGCATTCGATCAAGACCCTGATGCTCAGGATAATGTTCCCGAAGATGACCGCTTCACCCTCATCCCACAGAACTTCCGCTACATGCGGAATTTCCTGCGCATGTATGGCGTAACTGAAGTTGATGGAATTCTAGCTGACCTCGGTGTGAGCTCCCATCAATTCGACGCCGCTGAACGCGGATTCTCTCTTCGTTTCGACGCTCCCCTTGATATGCGAATGTCACAAAGCGGCACCAAGTCCGCAGCGAGCATTCTCAACGAATACGAAGAAGGAGACCTCATCAGGATCCTGAAAACCTATGGTGAAGTGAGACAAGCCGGACGTGTCGTTCGCGCCATTCTCAAATTCCGCAGCGAAGAAGGCTTCAAAACCACAGGTGACCTGAACAAAGTACTGCAACCATTCGCTCCCGCGATGAAAGCACACAAGTTTCAGGCTCAGGTCTACCAAGCGCTACGCATCGAAGTCAACGACGAGATGAAAGCACTGGAAGAATTCCTAACACAGACTGAAGCGCTACTCAAACCGAGCGGCCGACTCTCAGTCATCTCCTACCACAGCCTTGAAGACAGAATGGTGAAGCGCTACATGCGCGCCGGCAATTTCCAAGGCGAAGTCAAGAAAGACTTCTACGGAAATCCAATCACCCCATGGAAAGTCATCTCTCGTAGCGCCATCGTTGCCGACGAAGAAGAAATAGAAAAGAATAACCGAGCACGAAGTGCACGACTCCGCATTGCGGAACGCATATGA
- a CDS encoding FtsL-like putative cell division protein yields the protein MKNRLATPNEEQQAPAKKSRGRFSRLVTNVLSGEFLTKESVTAHLPFVLYVCAFFLLSIYIGYVFENTEREKIRVERQLQELSAEYKTLKSELEAKKQQSSVAQAISSLGLVEPTAPPVIIEFDAKSIEE from the coding sequence ATGAAGAACCGACTAGCGACACCTAACGAAGAACAGCAAGCGCCGGCCAAAAAGTCTAGGGGAAGATTCTCCCGCCTCGTCACCAACGTATTGAGCGGAGAATTCCTGACAAAGGAAAGCGTGACAGCACACCTCCCATTTGTGCTGTACGTGTGCGCATTCTTCTTGCTGTCGATCTACATCGGATACGTCTTCGAAAACACTGAACGAGAAAAGATTCGTGTTGAGCGCCAATTGCAGGAACTCAGCGCAGAGTACAAAACACTAAAGAGCGAGCTCGAAGCAAAGAAGCAACAGAGCTCCGTAGCACAAGCCATTTCATCACTCGGACTAGTAGAGCCAACCGCTCCTCCGGTCATTATCGAATTCGACGCGAAGTCAATTGAAGAATAG
- a CDS encoding penicillin-binding protein, with product MAFIAFALLAFAIFGKILWIQFAQADQWAEHAQSIEQRTQDIEPTRGQIYSTDGSLLATSVPVYNLYWDSKATGIDSVTFVTELDSLCLQLSEKFPDRSPSEYRMDLLEAKRLGKRYYRVVKKMSYTDMKELKTFSFIKRGRHRSGFIFERIDIRKKPFGELASRTIGIDRLGSRVGLELAYNEELAGKTGKQLMERIAGNVWKPATDEYIEAPVDGVDIISSIDVHLQDVASNELNNLLRKHNAEWGTVILMEVETGYIRAIANLTRNQDEEGYSETYNYGIGQSIETGSTFKLASLISLLEDNHVDLTDSVDTGDGVVYFYDEPMSDSHEGGYGKISVEQVFEKSSNVGTAILVDRYYKDQPQKFLDHLTAMGLRQPLGIRLKGEKNPFIYEKVREGNWSGLSLTQMSIGYEVQQTPLQTLAFYNAIANGGTLMRPQFVESLTRNGKTIETNDPIVLQERICSRSTLKKTWQMMQGVCEEGGTADYIFEDSPYRVAGKTGTAKIAYSGGYYKNRYRASFVGFFPAENPKYSCIVVVNDPRSGVYYGSAIAAPVFKGLADKIYATQLELHDNQEPELLLGDQSKLPVSRSGAREDLERVFAGLAIPTSDNNESPWIETSTKEDHVALGAREQARGLIPNVVGMGLQDALYLLENAGLQVEVSGYGTVKRQSVPAGAAIRNHRRIRIELS from the coding sequence ATGGCGTTTATCGCCTTCGCCTTGTTGGCCTTTGCCATTTTCGGCAAGATCCTTTGGATTCAGTTTGCCCAAGCTGATCAATGGGCGGAGCATGCCCAAAGCATTGAGCAGCGCACCCAAGACATCGAGCCGACGCGCGGTCAAATCTACAGTACTGACGGGAGCCTTCTGGCTACGTCTGTCCCTGTATACAACCTCTACTGGGATTCAAAAGCGACAGGCATTGACTCGGTCACATTCGTTACTGAACTGGACTCACTTTGCCTCCAGCTGTCTGAAAAATTCCCAGACCGCTCACCAAGCGAGTACCGTATGGACCTTTTGGAAGCAAAACGTCTTGGAAAGCGCTACTACCGCGTAGTGAAGAAGATGAGCTACACCGACATGAAAGAGCTCAAAACCTTCTCTTTCATTAAGCGCGGCAGACACCGAAGCGGATTCATTTTTGAACGCATCGACATTCGGAAAAAGCCTTTCGGTGAACTCGCTTCACGTACGATTGGAATCGACCGATTGGGATCTCGTGTGGGTCTGGAACTTGCCTACAACGAAGAGCTCGCTGGGAAGACAGGGAAACAACTGATGGAGCGCATCGCTGGTAACGTTTGGAAGCCAGCTACCGACGAATACATCGAAGCTCCAGTAGACGGCGTAGATATCATCTCTTCAATTGACGTCCACCTCCAGGATGTGGCCAGCAACGAGCTGAACAATCTCTTGCGCAAGCACAATGCTGAATGGGGCACCGTAATCCTGATGGAAGTAGAAACAGGCTACATCCGTGCGATTGCTAACCTCACACGAAACCAAGATGAAGAAGGATATTCCGAAACGTACAACTACGGAATCGGTCAATCGATTGAGACTGGATCAACATTCAAGTTAGCTAGCCTGATCAGCTTGCTTGAAGACAATCACGTTGACCTCACTGATAGCGTAGATACTGGAGATGGTGTCGTTTACTTCTACGATGAGCCAATGAGTGATTCGCACGAAGGCGGATATGGTAAGATCAGCGTGGAACAAGTGTTCGAGAAGTCTTCCAACGTAGGAACGGCCATCTTGGTTGATCGCTACTATAAAGACCAACCACAGAAGTTCCTCGATCATCTCACAGCCATGGGACTTCGCCAGCCACTTGGCATCCGACTCAAAGGCGAGAAGAACCCATTCATTTACGAAAAGGTACGCGAAGGCAACTGGTCGGGACTATCACTGACACAAATGTCGATTGGGTATGAGGTGCAGCAAACACCGCTTCAAACCCTCGCCTTCTACAATGCCATCGCCAATGGCGGAACATTGATGCGTCCTCAATTTGTTGAGTCGCTAACGCGGAATGGCAAGACCATTGAAACCAATGACCCGATTGTTCTTCAAGAACGCATCTGTTCGCGCTCTACCCTGAAGAAGACTTGGCAGATGATGCAAGGGGTTTGCGAAGAAGGCGGAACTGCTGATTACATCTTCGAAGACAGTCCGTACCGAGTAGCTGGAAAAACAGGAACGGCGAAGATTGCCTACTCAGGTGGTTACTACAAGAATCGTTACCGCGCCTCATTCGTAGGTTTCTTCCCAGCTGAGAACCCTAAGTACTCATGCATCGTGGTCGTAAACGACCCTCGTAGCGGTGTGTACTACGGATCTGCTATTGCCGCTCCGGTATTTAAAGGACTCGCAGATAAGATCTACGCCACACAACTTGAACTCCACGACAACCAAGAGCCTGAGCTTTTGCTTGGAGACCAGTCGAAACTTCCTGTATCAAGAAGTGGTGCCCGTGAAGACCTCGAACGTGTGTTCGCCGGTTTAGCCATCCCAACATCTGACAACAACGAAAGCCCTTGGATTGAGACCTCAACCAAAGAAGACCACGTAGCACTTGGCGCTCGCGAACAAGCGCGCGGCTTGATTCCGAATGTGGTCGGAATGGGGCTACAAGACGCCCTCTACCTCCTAGAAAACGCAGGCTTACAAGTAGAAGTCTCAGGCTACGGAACCGTGAAGCGACAAAGCGTTCCGGCGGGAGCCGCAATAAGAAATCACCGTCGAATCAGAATCGAACTATCCTAA
- a CDS encoding UDP-N-acetylmuramoyl-L-alanyl-D-glutamate--2,6-diaminopimelate ligase yields MKLLKDILYKCRLTEAIGPMDITIEHITADSREVKGGTLFVAVKGTQVDGHKYIESAIKSGAIAIICEELPSDRPEQITFVQVDDSAKSLGFIASNFYDNPSKEVQVVAVTGTNGKTTTVTLLYQLFRLMNKKTGLLSTVVNRINDTEVVATHTTPDAISLNRMLRDMADQGIEFCFMEASSHAIHQHRVTGVEFAGGVFTNITRDHLDYHKTFNDYIKAKKGLFDMLPSGSFALVNNDDNHAEIMLQNCRGRHLSYGLRTMSDYRAKILENQFSGLHMNINGKDLYTKLIGGFNAYNLLAVYAVAMELEQDEMDTLTNMSMLGNVDGRFQYLKGKNEVTAIVDYAHTPDALKNVLATIKDIRTGNEQVITVVGCGGDRDKGKRPLMARISSELSDRVILTSDNPRSENPDQIITDMKEGLDPVQLSKTFSITDRKEAIRLACSIAQKGDIILVAGKGHEKYQEIKGERFPFDDLQVVNESLNTPA; encoded by the coding sequence ATGAAGCTTCTGAAAGACATACTATACAAATGCCGTCTCACAGAGGCGATCGGCCCAATGGACATCACCATCGAGCACATCACTGCTGATAGTCGTGAAGTGAAAGGCGGTACGCTCTTCGTTGCCGTGAAAGGAACACAAGTAGACGGTCATAAGTACATCGAATCTGCGATTAAGTCTGGAGCCATTGCCATTATCTGTGAAGAGCTTCCTTCTGATCGTCCTGAGCAAATCACATTCGTTCAGGTAGATGACTCAGCCAAGTCGCTAGGCTTCATCGCTTCGAACTTCTATGACAATCCAAGCAAGGAAGTACAAGTAGTTGCGGTTACGGGCACCAATGGTAAGACGACGACGGTAACCCTACTCTACCAATTGTTCCGTCTGATGAATAAGAAGACTGGACTATTGAGCACAGTGGTGAATCGCATCAACGACACTGAGGTTGTTGCTACACACACCACTCCAGATGCTATTTCTCTCAACCGCATGTTGCGCGATATGGCAGACCAAGGCATTGAGTTCTGTTTTATGGAGGCAAGCTCTCACGCCATTCACCAACACCGTGTGACGGGCGTTGAATTTGCTGGAGGTGTGTTCACCAACATCACCCGTGACCATCTGGATTACCACAAGACTTTCAACGACTACATCAAGGCGAAGAAAGGTCTATTCGACATGCTTCCTAGCGGATCGTTTGCACTGGTAAACAACGACGACAACCACGCTGAAATCATGCTTCAAAACTGCCGCGGACGCCACCTGTCTTACGGCTTGCGTACGATGAGTGATTACCGCGCAAAGATTCTTGAGAATCAGTTCAGCGGCTTGCACATGAACATCAATGGTAAAGACCTCTACACGAAGTTGATCGGAGGTTTCAACGCCTACAATCTGCTAGCAGTTTATGCTGTAGCGATGGAGCTAGAGCAAGACGAAATGGACACGCTCACCAACATGAGCATGCTCGGTAATGTCGACGGACGATTCCAGTACCTGAAAGGGAAAAACGAAGTGACGGCTATCGTCGATTACGCTCATACGCCTGACGCACTCAAGAATGTCTTAGCCACAATCAAAGACATCCGCACCGGGAATGAGCAAGTAATCACCGTAGTGGGATGCGGAGGCGATCGTGACAAAGGAAAACGACCTCTCATGGCGCGCATTTCTTCTGAGCTCTCAGACCGTGTCATTCTCACAAGTGACAACCCACGTAGCGAGAATCCAGATCAAATCATCACTGACATGAAAGAAGGGCTGGACCCGGTTCAACTCTCGAAAACATTCAGCATTACCGATCGCAAAGAGGCCATCCGATTGGCCTGTTCGATTGCCCAAAAGGGAGACATCATTCTCGTGGCTGGTAAGGGCCATGAAAAGTACCAGGAGATCAAAGGGGAACGCTTCCCATTCGATGACCTGCAGGTAGTTAACGAATCACTCAACACGCCAGCCTGA